Proteins from a genomic interval of Molothrus ater isolate BHLD 08-10-18 breed brown headed cowbird chromosome 10, BPBGC_Mater_1.1, whole genome shotgun sequence:
- the TBL1XR1 gene encoding F-box-like/WD repeat-containing protein TBL1XR1, translating to MSISSDEVNFLVYRYLQESGFSHSAFTFGIESHISQSNINGALVPPAALISIIQKGLQYVEAEVSINEDGTLFDGRPIESLSLIDAVMPDVVQTRQQAYRDKLAQQQAAAAAAAAATNQQGSAKNGENTANGEENGAHTIANNHTDMMEVDGDVEIPPNKAVVLRGHESEVFICAWNPVSDLLASGSGDSTARIWNLSENSTSGSTQLVLRHCIREGGQDVPSNKDVTSLDWNSEGTLLATGSYDGFARIWTKDGNLASTLGQHKGPIFALKWNKKGNFILSAGVDKTTIIWDAHTGEAKQQFPFHSAPALDVDWQSNNTFASCSTDMCIHVCKLGQDRPIKTFQGHTNEVNAIKWDPTGNLLASCSDDMTLKIWSMKQDSCVHDLQAHNKEIYTIKWSPTGPGTNNPNANLMLASASFDSTVRLWDVDRGICIHTLTKHQEPVYSVAFSPDGRYLASGSFDKCVHIWNTQTGALVHSYRGTGGIFEVCWNAAGDKVGASASDGSVCVLDLRK from the exons GGTTTTCCCATTCAGCATTTACCTTTGGTATAGAGAGCCATATCAGCCAGTCTAATATAAATGGTGCTCTGGTGCCACCAGCTGCTTTGATTTCCATCATCCAGAAAGGTCTGCAGTATGTAGAGGCAGAAGTCAGTATTAATGAG GATGGTACCTTGTTTGATGGTAGGCCGATAGAGTCTCTCTCACTGATAGATGCAGTGATGCCTGATGTGGTACAGACAAGACAACAGGCCTACAGAGACAAACTTGCAcaacagcaggcagcagctgctgcagctgcagctgccaccaaCCAACAGGGATCAGcgaaaaatggagaaaatactGCAAATGGAGAGGAGAATGGAGCACACACTATAGCAA ATAATCACACGGATATGATGGAAGTAGATGGAGATGTGGAAATCCCTCCCAACAAGGCAGTGGTGCTGCGTGGCCACGAGTCTGAAGTGTTCATCTGTGCCTGGAATCCCGTTAGTGACCTTCTGGCCTCAGG GTCTGGCGATTCGACGGCGCGGATCTGGAACCTGAGCGAGAACAGCACGAGCGGCTCCACGCAGCTGGTGCTGCGGCACTGCATCCGCGAGGGGGGGCAGGATGTGCCCAGCAACAAGGACGTCACCTCGCTGGACTGGAAC AGTGAAGGTACGCTTCTAGCAACTGGGTCTTATGATGGCTTTGCAAGGATATGGACTAAAGATG GTAATCTTGCCAGCACCTTAGGGCAACATAAAGGTCCTATATTTGCGTTAAAATGGAACAAGAAAGGAAACTTCATTTTAAGTGCAGGAGTGGACAAG ACCACAATTATTTGGGATGCCCACACTGGCGAAGCCAAGCAACAGTTTCCTTTTCATTCTG cacCAGCATTAGATGTTGATTGGCAGAGTAACAACACATTTGCCTCTTGCAGTACAGACATGTGTATTCACGTTTGTAAACTAGGACAAGATAGGCCCATCAAAACCTTCCAGGGTCACACA AATGAAGTAAATGCAATCAAATGGGATCCAACTGGGAATCTGCTGGCATCCTGCTCTGATGACATGACTCTAAAG ATCTGGAGTATGAAACAAGACAGTTGTGTCCATGATTTACAAGCACACAACAAAGAAATTTATACTATCAAATGGAGTCCTACAGGACCAGGAACAAATAATCCAAATGCCAATCTTATGTTAGCAAG TGCATCCTTTGATTCTACTGTTAGGTTATGGGATGTAGACAGAGGAATTTGTATTCATACTCTGACAAAACATCAAGAACCTGTGTACAGTGTAGCTTTCAGTCCTGATGGCAGGTACCTGGCCAGTGGCTCCTTTGATAAATGTGTACACATCTGGAATACACAG ACAGGTGCCCTAGTTCACAGTTATCGGGGAACAGGAGGGATTTTTGAGGTTTGCTGGAATGCAGCAGGAGACAAAGTTGGAGCAAGTGCTTCAGATGGTTCA GTTTGTGTACTAGACCTCCGGAAATAG